One Streptomyces fagopyri DNA window includes the following coding sequences:
- a CDS encoding GntP family permease, with product MSLLAAAAPETPPHTGGLIALIHGTAGLLTVAALGILLLLFLIIKVRLQPFVALLAVSIAVGLAAGLSVTELFGTVQRSDAVSLIESGMGGTLGHIAIIIGLGTMLGAVLEVSGGAEVLASRLLQIFGEKRAPLAMGLTGLIFGIPVFFDVGIFVLAPIVYAAAKRGGKSILLYCLPLLAGLSMTHAFLPPHPGPVAAAGLLHVDLGWVILMGVVCGIPAVLAAWAWAAWVGKRIFVPVPQDMVEAADEAKAALAEEQRTAGVTPREAPVPLGTVLGIIGTPLVLILLATFSSIAFDPSTGRSVIEFFGHPFVALTIALLLAYYLLGIRRGWSRKSLETVSTASLKPVGNILLVVGAGGVFGAVLKGSGVAQALSDTFNDVGLPVVVLAYLISLVLRVAQGSATVAIVTTAGIVAPLLTEGDHSQAFVALVIMAISAGSIFASHVNDGGFWMVAKYFGITERDTLKTWTVLESVLSVAGFAVAAVVSLFV from the coding sequence ATGTCCCTGCTCGCCGCCGCCGCTCCCGAGACCCCACCCCACACCGGTGGACTCATCGCGCTCATCCACGGCACCGCCGGCCTCCTCACCGTCGCCGCGCTCGGCATCCTGCTTCTCCTCTTCCTGATCATCAAGGTCAGGCTGCAGCCGTTCGTCGCGCTGCTCGCGGTCTCCATAGCCGTCGGCCTCGCGGCCGGTCTCTCCGTCACCGAACTCTTCGGCACCGTCCAGCGCTCCGACGCCGTCTCGCTCATCGAGTCCGGCATGGGCGGCACCCTCGGCCACATCGCGATCATCATCGGGCTCGGCACCATGCTCGGCGCCGTGCTCGAAGTCTCCGGCGGGGCCGAGGTACTGGCCTCCCGGCTGCTCCAGATCTTCGGCGAGAAGCGCGCCCCGCTCGCCATGGGCCTCACCGGCCTCATCTTCGGCATCCCGGTCTTCTTCGACGTCGGCATCTTCGTCCTCGCGCCGATCGTGTACGCGGCGGCCAAGCGCGGCGGCAAGTCGATCCTCCTGTACTGCCTGCCGCTGCTCGCCGGCCTGTCCATGACCCACGCGTTCCTGCCGCCGCACCCGGGCCCGGTGGCCGCCGCCGGTCTGCTCCACGTCGACCTCGGCTGGGTCATCCTGATGGGCGTCGTCTGCGGCATCCCCGCCGTGCTCGCCGCCTGGGCCTGGGCCGCCTGGGTCGGCAAGCGGATCTTCGTCCCCGTACCGCAGGACATGGTCGAGGCCGCCGACGAGGCGAAGGCCGCGCTGGCCGAGGAGCAGCGGACCGCAGGCGTCACGCCGCGGGAGGCGCCGGTGCCGCTCGGCACGGTGCTGGGCATCATCGGTACGCCGCTGGTGCTGATCCTGCTCGCGACGTTCTCCTCGATCGCCTTCGACCCCTCCACCGGCCGCTCGGTCATCGAGTTCTTCGGCCATCCCTTCGTCGCCCTGACGATCGCGCTGCTGCTGGCGTACTACCTGCTCGGGATCCGGCGCGGCTGGTCCCGCAAGTCGCTGGAGACGGTGTCGACCGCCTCGCTCAAGCCGGTCGGCAACATCCTGCTCGTGGTCGGCGCGGGCGGTGTCTTCGGCGCGGTCCTCAAGGGCAGCGGGGTCGCCCAGGCGCTCTCCGACACCTTCAACGACGTCGGCCTGCCGGTGGTCGTCCTCGCCTATCTGATCTCCCTGGTCCTGCGCGTCGCCCAGGGCTCGGCCACGGTCGCCATCGTCACCACGGCCGGCATCGTGGCCCCGCTGCTGACGGAGGGCGACCACTCCCAGGCGTTCGTCGCGCTGGTCATCATGGCCATCTCGGCGGGCTCGATCTTCGCCTCGCACGTCAACGACGGCGGCTTCTGGATGGTCGCCAAGTACTTCGGCATCACCGAGCGGGACACGCTGAAGACCTGGACCGTCCTGGAGTCGGTGCTGTCCGTCGCCGGGTTCGCCGTGGCCGCCGTGGTGAGTCTGTTCGTATAA
- a CDS encoding pyridoxal phosphate-dependent aminotransferase — translation MQVIQSTKLANVCYEIRGPVLEEAMRLEAAGHRILKLNTGNPAAFGFECPPEILEDILRNVSSAHGYGDAKGLLAARRAVVMHNQTLGIETDVEHVFIGNGVSELIVMAMQGLLDDGDEVLVPAPDYPLWTAAVSLSGGTAVHYHCDEQSDWMPDLADVERKVTDRTKAIVIINPNNPTGAVYDEAMLRGLTDIARRHNLLVCSDEIYDKILYDGATHTPTSSVAPDLLTLTFNGMSKAYRVAGYRVGWMSISGPRAHADSYIEGLTILANMRLCANMPGQHGVVAALSGRQTIGDLVLPGGRLKEQRDVAYELLTQIPGVSCVKPKGALYLFPRLDPKVFKIKDDRQMVLDLLRREKIMVVQGTGFNWPEPDHFRVVTLPTVGDLTDAVTRIGTFLDGYSQP, via the coding sequence ATGCAGGTGATCCAGTCGACCAAGCTCGCCAACGTCTGTTACGAGATCCGGGGCCCGGTGCTCGAGGAGGCGATGCGGCTGGAAGCCGCGGGGCACCGGATCCTCAAGCTGAACACCGGCAATCCGGCCGCCTTCGGGTTCGAGTGCCCGCCGGAGATCCTGGAGGACATCCTCCGCAACGTCTCCTCGGCGCACGGCTACGGCGACGCCAAGGGACTGCTCGCCGCCCGCCGCGCCGTCGTCATGCACAACCAGACCCTCGGCATCGAGACGGACGTCGAGCACGTCTTCATCGGCAACGGCGTGTCCGAGCTGATCGTGATGGCGATGCAGGGCCTGCTCGACGACGGCGACGAGGTGCTCGTACCGGCACCGGACTACCCGCTGTGGACCGCGGCCGTGTCCCTGTCCGGCGGCACCGCCGTCCACTACCACTGCGACGAGCAGTCCGACTGGATGCCCGACCTCGCGGACGTGGAGCGGAAGGTCACCGACCGCACCAAGGCGATCGTCATCATCAACCCGAACAACCCGACGGGCGCGGTGTACGACGAGGCGATGCTGCGCGGGCTCACCGACATCGCCCGCCGCCACAACCTGCTCGTCTGCTCGGACGAGATCTACGACAAGATCCTCTACGACGGCGCGACGCACACCCCCACCTCCTCGGTCGCCCCCGACCTGCTCACCCTCACCTTCAACGGCATGTCGAAGGCCTACCGGGTGGCCGGCTACCGCGTCGGCTGGATGTCGATCTCGGGCCCCCGCGCCCACGCCGACTCGTACATCGAGGGCCTGACGATCCTCGCGAACATGCGTCTGTGCGCGAACATGCCGGGCCAGCACGGCGTGGTCGCCGCGCTGAGCGGCCGGCAGACCATCGGCGACCTGGTCCTGCCGGGCGGGCGACTGAAGGAGCAGCGGGACGTCGCCTACGAGCTGCTGACCCAGATCCCGGGGGTGAGCTGCGTGAAGCCGAAGGGCGCGCTGTACCTCTTCCCTCGGCTCGACCCGAAGGTCTTCAAGATCAAGGACGACCGGCAGATGGTGCTCGACCTGCTGCGCCGCGAGAAGATCATGGTCGTCCAGGGAACGGGCTTCAACTGGCCGGAACCGGACCACTTCCGGGTGGTCACGCTGCCGACCGTGGGCGATCTGACCGACGCGGTGACCCGGATCGGCACCTTCCTGGACGGTTACAGCCAGCCCTGA
- a CDS encoding IclR family transcriptional regulator has translation MSQTVDRALSILPLLAEGPADLGQVADRLGVHKSTALRLLRTLHEHGLVHRQSDQRYRLGARLFALAQEAVENLDIREIAHPHLVRLNEQCGHTVHLAVYEDDEVLYIDKVESRYPVRMYSRIGKPVAITVAAVAKLLLADLPEAERRALAEKLDYPLYTARSTPNAPAFLKELAAVRGQGWATDLGGHEESINCVAAPVRGADGRVAAAMSVSAPNVVVTAEELLSLLPLVRRTADAISRDYSGKPPKDPS, from the coding sequence ATGAGCCAGACCGTCGACCGGGCGCTGAGCATCCTGCCGCTGCTCGCCGAGGGACCCGCCGACCTGGGCCAGGTCGCCGACCGTCTCGGCGTCCACAAGTCCACGGCGCTCCGGCTCCTGCGCACCCTGCACGAGCACGGCCTCGTCCACCGCCAGTCCGACCAGCGCTACCGCCTCGGCGCCCGCCTCTTCGCCCTCGCCCAGGAGGCCGTCGAGAACCTCGACATCCGGGAGATCGCCCACCCCCACCTCGTACGCCTCAACGAGCAGTGCGGGCACACCGTCCACCTCGCGGTGTACGAGGACGACGAGGTCCTCTACATCGACAAGGTGGAGAGCCGCTACCCCGTGCGCATGTACTCCCGGATCGGCAAGCCCGTCGCCATCACCGTCGCCGCGGTCGCCAAGCTCCTCCTCGCCGACCTGCCCGAGGCCGAGCGCCGCGCCCTCGCGGAGAAGCTCGACTACCCCCTGTACACGGCCCGTTCGACCCCCAACGCCCCCGCGTTCCTGAAGGAGCTGGCGGCGGTGCGCGGACAGGGCTGGGCCACCGACCTCGGTGGCCACGAGGAGTCCATCAACTGCGTCGCCGCGCCCGTCCGGGGTGCCGACGGGCGGGTCGCCGCCGCGATGTCGGTCTCCGCGCCCAACGTCGTCGTCACCGCCGAGGAACTCCTCAGCCTGCTCCCGCTGGTGCGCCGTACGGCGGACGCCATCAGCCGCGACTACTCCGGAAAGCCCCCGAAGGACCCCAGCTAA
- a CDS encoding N-acyl-D-amino-acid deacylase family protein yields the protein MMDLVIRDAEVVDGTSGPSYRADVGIEGGRITTVLKEGAAAGCLRPVARRVLDAEGLVLAPGFIDMHAHSDLALLRDPEHTAKAAQGVTLEVIGQDGLSYAPVDDRTLAEVRRTITGWNGYGDDIDFGWRSVGEYLDRLDHGFGGEGIAVNAAYLIPQGTVRMLAVGWEDRPATDRELDRMRRLVAEGLREGAVGMSSGLTYTPGMYARDAELTELCRVVAEHGGYYCPHHRSYGAGALEAYEEMVALTREAGCPLHLAHATMNFGVNEGRAPELLALLDRALAEGADISLDTYPYTPGCTTLVAMLPSWAGEGGPEAVLARLADDGSAERIRHHMEVVGADGCHGVPIEWDTIEISGVTDPALAEYVGSTVRQSADRLGEEPWTTARRILLDDRLGATILQHVGHEENVRAIMRHRAHTGGSDGILRGDKPHPRAYGTFPQYLGRYVRELGVLSLEECVAHLTGRPAARLRLPDRGLVREGYRADLVLFDPATVAAGSTFEAPRTLPTGIPYVLVDGRFVIEDGRRTDVLAGRAVRRTA from the coding sequence ATGATGGATCTCGTCATCCGTGACGCGGAGGTCGTCGACGGCACCTCCGGGCCCTCGTACCGCGCCGACGTGGGGATCGAGGGCGGCAGGATCACCACGGTGCTCAAGGAGGGAGCGGCGGCCGGCTGTCTGCGGCCGGTCGCCCGCCGGGTCCTGGACGCCGAGGGCCTGGTCCTGGCGCCCGGTTTCATCGACATGCACGCCCACAGCGACCTGGCCCTGCTCCGCGACCCGGAGCACACCGCCAAGGCGGCCCAGGGCGTGACCCTCGAAGTCATCGGCCAGGACGGACTGTCGTACGCGCCGGTGGACGACCGCACCCTCGCCGAGGTCCGCAGGACGATCACCGGCTGGAACGGGTACGGCGACGACATCGACTTCGGCTGGCGCTCGGTCGGCGAGTACCTGGACCGCCTCGACCACGGTTTCGGCGGCGAGGGCATCGCGGTGAACGCCGCGTACCTGATCCCGCAGGGCACCGTCCGCATGCTCGCCGTCGGCTGGGAGGACCGCCCGGCGACGGACCGCGAGCTCGACCGCATGCGGCGGCTGGTCGCCGAGGGCCTGCGGGAGGGCGCCGTCGGCATGTCCTCCGGTCTCACCTACACCCCGGGCATGTACGCCCGGGACGCCGAACTCACCGAGCTGTGCCGGGTGGTGGCCGAGCACGGCGGCTACTACTGCCCGCACCACCGCTCGTACGGGGCGGGCGCCCTGGAGGCCTACGAGGAGATGGTGGCCCTCACCCGCGAGGCCGGCTGCCCGCTCCATCTCGCCCACGCCACCATGAACTTCGGGGTGAACGAGGGCCGGGCGCCCGAGCTGCTCGCGCTCCTGGACCGCGCGCTCGCCGAGGGCGCGGACATCAGCCTCGACACGTATCCCTACACCCCCGGCTGCACCACGCTCGTGGCGATGCTGCCGAGCTGGGCGGGCGAGGGCGGCCCCGAGGCGGTCCTCGCGCGGCTGGCCGACGACGGGAGCGCCGAGCGCATCCGGCACCACATGGAGGTCGTCGGCGCGGACGGCTGCCACGGCGTCCCCATCGAGTGGGACACCATCGAGATCTCCGGCGTCACCGATCCGGCGCTCGCGGAGTACGTCGGCAGCACGGTCCGGCAGTCCGCCGACCGGCTCGGCGAGGAGCCCTGGACCACCGCCCGCCGCATCCTGCTCGACGACCGGCTGGGCGCCACGATCCTCCAGCACGTCGGCCACGAGGAGAACGTGCGCGCCATCATGCGGCACCGCGCGCACACCGGCGGCTCGGACGGGATCCTGCGCGGCGACAAGCCGCACCCGCGCGCCTACGGCACGTTCCCGCAGTATCTCGGCCGGTACGTACGGGAGTTGGGCGTGCTCTCGCTGGAGGAGTGCGTCGCCCATCTGACCGGACGCCCGGCCGCCCGGCTGCGGCTTCCGGACCGCGGCCTGGTCCGCGAGGGCTACCGCGCCGACCTCGTCCTGTTCGACCCGGCCACGGTCGCGGCCGGGTCGACGTTCGAGGCACCGCGCACGCTCCCGACCGGCATCCCGTACGTGCTGGTCGACGGCCGCTTCGTGATCGAGGACGGTCGGCGCACGGACGTCCTGGCGGGGCGGGCGGTCCGCCGCACGGCCTGA
- a CDS encoding substrate-binding domain-containing protein, translated as MRRIVGIVLAALLIGGVAAAVVAGREGQDTGTATKTVHGVIGSEKAEFFADPDVVKALAAKGYTVKTETSGSWAMEGLDLKGYDFAFPSSQAPADELAAKYHARQPLPRPFYSPLVVVAHRSAAEVLAANGLATLGKGSGTLRMAAYLKAAEHDRTWQQLKGAGAHGELTGTLYIATTDPATSNSGALYLAAASYVADGGRVAADTAAVTRTAPLMRKLISVQGAQQTSTDAAFRDFVSGAGNPLVLVYESQVAALLAQGQDVGDLTVLYPDTTANSDHTVVPLTEAGRALGELLSSDPALRRLAVTHGFRPQGASAEFTAATAAHTTYLNQNLTGVRQAPVPASAVLHEMARRAKGQGGSTS; from the coding sequence GTGAGACGCATCGTGGGAATCGTCCTGGCGGCCTTGCTGATCGGCGGCGTGGCAGCAGCCGTCGTAGCGGGCCGCGAAGGTCAGGACACGGGCACGGCAACGAAGACCGTGCACGGAGTGATCGGTTCGGAGAAGGCGGAGTTCTTCGCCGACCCCGACGTGGTGAAGGCCCTCGCCGCCAAGGGCTACACCGTGAAGACGGAGACCTCCGGGTCCTGGGCCATGGAGGGCCTGGACCTCAAGGGGTACGACTTCGCCTTCCCCTCGAGCCAGGCCCCGGCCGACGAGCTCGCCGCCAAGTACCACGCGCGGCAGCCCCTGCCGCGCCCGTTCTACTCGCCCCTTGTGGTCGTCGCCCACCGCAGCGCCGCCGAGGTGCTCGCGGCGAACGGACTCGCGACCCTCGGCAAGGGATCCGGCACGCTCAGGATGGCCGCGTACCTCAAGGCCGCCGAGCACGACCGGACCTGGCAACAGCTCAAGGGGGCCGGGGCGCACGGAGAACTGACCGGCACGCTCTACATCGCCACCACCGACCCCGCCACCTCCAACTCCGGCGCGCTCTACCTAGCCGCCGCCTCGTACGTCGCCGACGGCGGCCGGGTCGCCGCGGACACCGCCGCCGTCACCCGCACCGCGCCCCTCATGCGCAAGCTCATCAGCGTCCAGGGTGCCCAGCAGACCAGCACCGACGCCGCGTTCAGGGACTTCGTCAGCGGCGCCGGGAACCCGCTCGTGCTCGTGTACGAGTCGCAGGTCGCCGCACTGCTCGCCCAGGGCCAGGACGTCGGTGACCTCACCGTCCTGTACCCGGACACCACCGCGAACAGCGACCACACCGTCGTACCGCTGACGGAGGCGGGCCGCGCGCTCGGTGAACTCCTCAGCAGCGACCCGGCCCTGCGCAGGCTGGCCGTCACACACGGGTTCCGGCCGCAGGGCGCGAGCGCGGAGTTCACGGCGGCTACCGCCGCCCACACCACCTATCTCAACCAGAATCTGACCGGCGTCCGGCAGGCGCCCGTGCCCGCCTCCGCGGTGCTGCACGAGATGGCACGCCGGGCGAAGGGCCAGGGGGGAAGCACATCATGA
- a CDS encoding amino acid deaminase yields the protein MGADTAAARLTALAADCVDHRFKGLPPDARGLTVGELTAQRRNLFTDGFTTPVLALSAERLTHNLALMESYAARHGLAFAPHGKTSMAPQLFHRQIEHGAWGITLAVPHQVWVAREFGVQRVFLANELVDAAALRRIAAELTADPDFRFVCYVDSVRGVELMAAALHGSARPVDVVVELAAGEGARTGVRTEAECAAVADAVAATPTLRLVGVAGYEGEVPEADPARVHAWLGRLTALAVDFDKAGRFAGVEEVVVSAGGSAWFDAVADVFAEIPELSRPVLKLLRSGAYVSHDDGHYRRLTPFARVPEEGALHPAFRLWSQVVSRPSPEQAFVNAGKRDAAYDLDLPEAQVIRRDGRERPAEGVAVTGLSDQHGWLTTSAGADLEVGDWVGLGLSHPCTSFDKWQLIPVVEADGTVVDYVRTFF from the coding sequence ATGGGCGCCGACACCGCCGCAGCACGCCTCACCGCCCTCGCGGCGGACTGTGTGGACCACCGCTTCAAGGGACTGCCCCCCGACGCCCGGGGTCTGACCGTCGGCGAACTGACCGCCCAGCGCCGCAACCTCTTCACCGACGGCTTCACCACCCCCGTGCTCGCCCTCTCCGCCGAGCGCCTCACCCACAATCTCGCCCTGATGGAGTCGTACGCCGCCCGCCACGGTCTCGCCTTCGCCCCGCACGGCAAGACCTCGATGGCCCCGCAGCTCTTCCACCGGCAGATCGAGCACGGCGCCTGGGGCATCACCCTCGCCGTGCCCCACCAGGTCTGGGTGGCGCGGGAGTTCGGCGTCCAACGGGTCTTCCTCGCCAACGAACTCGTCGACGCGGCGGCCCTGCGCCGGATCGCGGCCGAGCTCACCGCCGACCCGGACTTCCGCTTCGTCTGTTACGTCGACTCGGTGCGCGGTGTCGAGCTGATGGCCGCCGCGCTGCACGGCTCCGCCCGTCCGGTGGACGTGGTCGTCGAACTCGCGGCCGGCGAGGGGGCCCGCACCGGCGTGCGTACGGAGGCGGAGTGCGCGGCGGTCGCGGACGCGGTCGCCGCGACGCCGACGCTGCGGCTGGTCGGTGTCGCGGGGTACGAGGGCGAGGTGCCGGAGGCCGACCCCGCCCGGGTGCACGCGTGGCTGGGGCGGCTGACCGCCCTCGCGGTGGACTTCGACAAGGCGGGCCGGTTCGCCGGGGTGGAGGAGGTCGTCGTCAGCGCGGGCGGCAGCGCCTGGTTCGACGCGGTGGCCGACGTCTTCGCGGAGATCCCCGAACTCTCCCGCCCCGTCCTGAAGTTGCTGCGCTCGGGCGCGTACGTCTCGCACGACGACGGTCACTACCGCCGGCTGACCCCGTTCGCCCGGGTCCCCGAGGAGGGCGCCCTGCACCCGGCGTTCCGCCTCTGGTCGCAGGTCGTCTCCCGGCCCTCCCCCGAGCAGGCCTTCGTCAACGCGGGCAAGCGGGACGCGGCCTACGACCTCGATCTGCCCGAGGCCCAGGTGATCCGGCGGGACGGCCGTGAGCGCCCGGCCGAAGGGGTCGCCGTCACCGGTCTCTCGGACCAGCACGGGTGGCTGACCACGTCGGCCGGGGCGGACCTGGAGGTCGGGGACTGGGTGGGGCTGGGACTGTCGCACCCGTGCACGTCCTTCGACAAGTGGCAGCTGATCCCGGTGGTGGAGGCGGACGGGACCGTCGTGGACTACGTACGGACGTTCTTCTAG
- a CDS encoding RidA family protein — translation MTEKTALTPTTHTTPPAKFSHGVRKGNLLQVAGQVGFLPAVEGEPPTPAGPTLREQTLQTLANVRAILEEGGAGWDDAMMIRVYLTDVDHFAEMNQIYNAYFEEQGLTAPPAARTTVYVGLPAGLLIEIDALAVLS, via the coding sequence ATGACCGAGAAGACCGCCCTCACCCCCACGACCCACACCACCCCGCCCGCCAAGTTCTCGCACGGAGTCAGGAAGGGCAACCTCCTCCAGGTCGCCGGGCAGGTCGGTTTCCTGCCCGCGGTCGAGGGCGAGCCCCCGACGCCCGCGGGCCCGACCCTGCGCGAGCAGACCCTCCAGACCCTCGCCAACGTCCGGGCCATCCTCGAAGAGGGCGGCGCCGGCTGGGACGACGCGATGATGATCCGCGTCTACCTCACCGACGTCGACCACTTCGCCGAGATGAACCAGATCTACAACGCGTACTTCGAGGAGCAGGGCCTCACCGCGCCCCCCGCCGCCCGCACGACCGTCTACGTCGGTCTGCCCGCGGGCCTCCTCATCGAGATCGACGCGCTGGCCGTCCTGAGCTGA
- a CDS encoding SCO4983 family protein, which translates to MYEPIRTQSVHTVTGTPSDFPHRSREEELDIQLAGHLAALLAVTDEIRALAPSGDLDTAAARLTEQVARLRGGISPVRASTAPESRAAALHQRAHALAGRALVVAASRADTAAAILAAERMDAHALATGPRALAAH; encoded by the coding sequence ATGTACGAACCGATCCGCACCCAGTCGGTCCACACGGTGACCGGCACGCCCTCGGACTTCCCCCACCGGTCGCGCGAGGAGGAGCTGGACATCCAGCTCGCCGGGCATCTCGCGGCCCTGCTCGCGGTGACGGACGAGATCCGCGCGCTCGCGCCCTCCGGAGACCTGGACACCGCGGCCGCGCGGCTCACCGAGCAGGTGGCGCGGCTGCGAGGAGGCATCTCACCGGTGCGCGCGTCCACCGCCCCCGAGTCGCGCGCCGCAGCCCTCCACCAGCGCGCCCACGCCCTCGCCGGACGCGCCCTCGTCGTCGCCGCCTCCCGCGCGGACACGGCGGCCGCGATCCTGGCCGCCGAGCGCATGGACGCCCACGCCCTGGCCACCGGCCCCCGCGCCCTCGCCGCCCACTGA
- a CDS encoding S1 family peptidase — MRKPLVAAFFALVIAGAGVAPAVAAPAATSGHAPASAPAARTSGTPSSAARSSAAHAPAVKAPAVQAVTYAGTVALSNCSGSVIRMPGSADSDPALVLSNGHCLETGFPDPGEVIVGQTSTRSFTLLNSAGTGVATLRANKVAYSTMTDTDITIYQLTRTYAQIRSSYGISALTLSDAHPTAGTAIKVVSGYWKRTYSCNVDGFVYRLKEGGWTWKDSVRYTSACNTIGGTSGSPVIDNATGKVVAVNNTGNEDGGRCTVNNPCEVDASGNVTVRQGINYAEETYQIVPCFGAGNQLDLNATGCVLPKP, encoded by the coding sequence ATGAGAAAGCCTCTCGTCGCCGCGTTCTTCGCCCTGGTGATCGCCGGGGCGGGCGTGGCACCCGCGGTCGCGGCACCCGCGGCCACATCCGGACACGCACCCGCGTCCGCACCGGCCGCCCGGACGTCCGGCACCCCGTCGTCGGCCGCCCGGTCGTCCGCCGCCCACGCGCCCGCCGTGAAGGCGCCCGCCGTCCAGGCCGTGACCTACGCCGGCACGGTCGCGCTCAGCAACTGCTCCGGCTCCGTCATCCGGATGCCCGGCTCCGCCGACAGCGACCCCGCGCTCGTGCTGTCCAACGGCCACTGCCTGGAGACGGGCTTCCCGGACCCGGGCGAGGTCATCGTCGGCCAGACCTCCACGCGCTCCTTCACGCTGCTCAACTCCGCGGGGACGGGCGTCGCGACACTGCGCGCGAACAAGGTCGCGTACTCGACGATGACCGACACCGACATCACGATCTACCAGCTCACCCGCACCTACGCGCAGATCAGGAGCTCGTACGGGATCAGCGCGCTCACTCTCAGCGACGCGCACCCCACCGCGGGCACCGCCATCAAGGTCGTCTCCGGTTACTGGAAGCGCACCTACAGCTGCAACGTCGACGGGTTCGTGTACCGCCTGAAGGAGGGCGGCTGGACCTGGAAGGACTCGGTCCGCTACACCTCCGCCTGCAACACCATCGGGGGCACCTCGGGCTCGCCCGTCATCGACAACGCCACCGGCAAGGTCGTCGCCGTCAACAACACCGGCAACGAGGACGGCGGGCGCTGCACGGTGAACAACCCGTGCGAGGTCGACGCGAGCGGCAACGTCACCGTCCGCCAGGGCATCAACTACGCCGAGGAGACGTACCAGATCGTGCCGTGCTTCGGGGCGGGCAACCAGCTCGACCTGAACGCCACCGGGTGTGTCCTGCCCAAGCCGTGA
- a CDS encoding sugar kinase: MTPNGPAAAVSRPVDGIRAVDVVALGESMVTFLPSEPGRLADVPSFDRGIGGAESNVACVLAAAGHRVKWIGRVGDDGFGDHLVEAITAYGVDTSAVRRDPHRPTGIYFRTAGDRATDAHEVLYYRAGSAASAMSPDNTPRAELDSGRVLHLSGITAALSADCLALLRELTAARPGRPLVSFDVNHRAHLWRHPETGRTVLLELARRSDLVFVGEDEAEEAWGVTGGPDAVRAALPEPRALVVKQGAGGATLFERGSGGESGGARDAGPGGSRADTVTRVPALRVDVVAPVGAGDAFAAGFLSATLRALPARDRLRHGHLTAAAALTVAGDLASPPSRDHADRLAALDDEAWGTLRLGPGWTEAVTRADEEVRTP; the protein is encoded by the coding sequence GTGACCCCCAACGGACCCGCAGCCGCAGTGTCCCGCCCGGTCGACGGCATCCGCGCCGTCGACGTGGTCGCACTCGGCGAGTCCATGGTCACGTTCCTGCCCTCCGAGCCGGGTCGGCTCGCCGACGTGCCCTCCTTCGACCGGGGGATCGGCGGCGCCGAGTCCAACGTGGCGTGCGTCCTCGCGGCCGCGGGACACCGCGTGAAGTGGATCGGCCGGGTCGGGGACGACGGGTTCGGCGACCACCTGGTGGAGGCGATCACGGCGTACGGCGTCGACACCTCCGCCGTACGCCGTGACCCGCACCGCCCCACCGGGATCTACTTCCGCACCGCCGGCGACCGCGCCACGGACGCCCACGAGGTCCTCTACTACCGGGCCGGTTCCGCCGCCTCCGCGATGTCCCCGGACAACACCCCCCGCGCCGAACTGGACTCCGGACGCGTCCTGCACCTCTCCGGCATCACCGCCGCGCTCTCCGCCGACTGTCTGGCCCTGCTCCGCGAGCTGACCGCCGCCCGCCCCGGCCGCCCCCTCGTCTCGTTCGACGTCAACCACCGGGCCCACCTCTGGCGCCACCCGGAGACGGGCCGGACCGTCCTGCTGGAGCTGGCCCGCCGCAGCGACCTCGTCTTCGTGGGCGAGGACGAGGCGGAAGAGGCCTGGGGCGTCACCGGCGGCCCCGACGCGGTCCGCGCCGCACTGCCCGAACCCCGGGCCCTGGTCGTGAAACAGGGCGCGGGAGGCGCGACGCTGTTCGAGCGCGGGAGCGGCGGCGAGTCCGGCGGCGCGCGCGACGCCGGCCCCGGCGGGTCCCGCGCGGACACCGTCACCCGCGTTCCCGCCCTCCGGGTCGACGTCGTCGCGCCCGTCGGCGCCGGCGACGCCTTCGCCGCCGGGTTCCTCTCCGCCACCCTGCGCGCCCTGCCCGCCAGGGACCGGCTGCGGCACGGCCACCTCACGGCCGCCGCCGCCCTCACCGTCGCCGGCGACCTCGCCTCGCCGCCGTCCCGCGACCACGCCGACCGGCTGGCCGCTCTGGACGACGAGGCGTGGGGGACACTTCGACTCGGCCCCGGCTGGACCGAAGCCGTCACGCGGGCCGACGAGGAGGTACGTACCCCATGA